Proteins encoded by one window of Aspergillus puulaauensis MK2 DNA, chromosome 4, nearly complete sequence:
- a CDS encoding NYN domain-containing protein (COG:S;~EggNog:ENOG410PNSA;~InterPro:IPR021139;~PFAM:PF01936) gives MISSSASTSNWDFTPVIDLLQSPSCQGEDQSTRKSPTDCPVSSLASRKVVNDVGKLGTQEQPLTGASVESPQLGDFGSLWELLGTPSTSTGSKGNTPGNEVLESTKQSCLRKQPTIILKRPSAPDTLIETPVSTSKPSAKPAPVFNFTDTYDPRPCPLGGTTGVESNVATRRRSQRNKTNHEATLSESNAEGESDSSPSVFDNPLSRPQNIPMIPPQVGVSEARAGSLETPPSSFDELNEFLPLNPLKYPPIASAPRLRPLTYKTAADQRVGLLTKLLKDFPDYAEHLVEAGRSKKSKKHDLSFRPVHVFVDMSNIMVGFHDTMKISRNIPVQTRIRRLPLSYQNFSLVLERGRPAAKRVLVGSDRIAAISESEQLGYEANILSRVQKIKQLTSRQLKFRKNPKVTPHDGGHSSETNDGPGERWVEQGVDEILHLKILESLLDTDEPATIVLATGDAAEAEFSGGFMRMVERALQRGWRVELVSFSQVTSYAYQRKEFRSRWGNQFRIITLDDYVEELLNM, from the exons ATGATATCATCGTCTGCATCAACTTCGAACTGGGATTTCACTCCGGTGATTGACCTCTTGCAATCGCCGTCATGTCAGGGCGAGGATCAATCGACCCGCAAAAGCCCCACGGATTGTCCCGTATCTTCACTTGCGTCACGCAAGGTTGTCAATGACGTTGGCAAACTAGGAACCCAGGAACAACCACTGACGGGTGCGAGCGTCGAGTCACCCCAGCTAGGAGACTTTGGCTCGCTATGGGAGTTATTGGGTACCCCTAGTACGTCAACTGGCTCGAAGGGTAATACCCCTGGCAACGAGGTTCTCGAGTCAACAAAGCAGTCTTGTCTGCGCAAGCAGCCTACCATTATACTCAAACGGCCTTCGGCTCCAGACACCTTGATTGAGACACCAGTATCGACATCCAAACCCTCTGCGAAACCAGCACCAGTATTTAACTTCACCGACACCTACGATCCCCGGCCATGTCCGCTCGGTGGCACAACCGGTGTCGAGTCAAACGTGGCGACTCGGCGACGCAGCCAGCGAAATAAGACCAACCATGAAGCTACTCTATCAGAAAGCAACGCTGAAGGGGAGTCGGATAGCTCCCCCAGTGTTTTTGACAATCCACTGTCACGTCCGCAAAACATCCCAATGATTCCACCGCAGGTCGGTGTTTCAGAAGCCAGAGCAGGATCTCTCGAGACACCCCCATCGTCTTTTGATGAGCTAAACGAATTCTTACCTCTGAACCCCCTCAAATATCCTCCCATCGCCAGTGCACCCCGTTTGCGGCCACTTACATATAAAACCGCAGCAGATCAGCGGGTTGGACTTTTGACCAAACTTTTGAAAGATTTCCCCGATTATGCAGAACATCTCGTGGAAGCTGGGCGGTcgaagaaatcaaagaaacATGATTTGTCGTTCCGCCCAGTACATGTGTTTGTTGATATGTCGAAT ATCATGGTCGGGTTTCACGATACGATGAAAATCTCGCGAAACATACCCGTTCAGACCAGGATTCGCCGCCTCCCCCTCTCCTATCAAAACTTCTCCTTGGTATTAGAACGCGGGCGGCCAGCAGCGAAAAGAGTCCTTGTAGGCTCCGACCGAATCGCAGCTATAAGCGAAAGCGAGCAGCTCGGTTACGAGGCGAACATCTTAAGCCGAGTGCAAAAAATCAAACAGCTCACTTCTCGTCAGCTAAAGTTCCGGAAAAATCCCAAGGTGACGCCCCACGACGGTGGCCATAGTTCTGAGACGAACGATGGTCCTGGAGAGCGTTGGGTCGAACAAGGTGTGGACGAAATTCTACACCTAAAGATCCTGGAAAGCCTGTTGGATACGGACGAACCGGCAACGATTGTGCTCGCTACGGGAGATGCTGCTGAAGCGGAGTTTTCCGGTGGCTTCATGAGAATGGTTGAGCGAGCCCTTCAGCGTGGCTGGAGGGTTGAGCTAGTTAGCTTCTCCCAAGTGACAAGCTATGCTTATCAGAGGAAGGAATTCCGCTCTCGATGGGGAAATCAGTTCCGGATTATTACCTTGGACGATTACGTCGAGGAACTTTTAAATATGTAG
- a CDS encoding SDR family oxidoreductase (COG:Q;~EggNog:ENOG410QED1;~InterPro:IPR036291,IPR002347;~PFAM:PF08659,PF00106,PF13561;~go_process: GO:0055114 - oxidation-reduction process [Evidence IEA]), which produces MALKAKNVLITGASMGIGETLARRVTAEGANVALFARSKDKLQGITADLQKEHPSTKVIFKAIDLQSYEAVENAVNETAKEIGTIDILINNAGLALGAPAAFPDLKVSDIVTMNSTNINGLMFVTYAVLNSSMMSRKEGTILNVTSVTGLEVPPFPGEAVYHSNKAAQEAFTNALRNELTGTNIRVLALRPGVVATNFHSLRVGHDKEMYDSFIEGYTPLESDDVAGAAMYMLNQPLNISIKALDVVPSAQRSLTVFDRGWSERNA; this is translated from the exons ATGGCGTTGAAGGCCAAGAACGTCCTTATT ACTGGAGCTTCCATGGGCATTGGCGAAACACTCGCCCGGAGAGTCACTGCTGAGGGGGCGAACGTTGCCTTATTTGCGCGGTCAAAG GATAAACTGCAAGGAATCACAGCggatctccagaaggagcATCCAAGCACGAAGGTAATATTCAAGGCCATCGACTTGCAAAGCTATGAAGCTGTTGAGAATGCCGTCAATGAGACGGCGAAAGAGATTGGCACCATCGATATCTTGATAAATAAT GCTGGACTCGCCCTAGGTGCGCCGGCCGCATTCCCGGACCTCAAAGTCTCTGACATTGTGACCATGAACAGCACAAACATTAACGGACTCATGTTCGTGACATATGCTGTCCTCAACTCGTCCATGATGAGTCGAAAGGAGGGTACAATTCTCAATGTGACATCCGTTACTGGGCTAGAAGTTCCTCCGTTCCCCGGTGAAGCAGTGTACCATTCGAATAAAGCTGCTCAGGAGGCCTTCACGAATGCTCTGCGCAACGAACTTACTGGGACCAACATTCGAGTCCTTGCCCTGCGCCCTGGAGTCGTGGCGACAAATTTTCACTCTCTTCGTGTGGGACATGATAAGGAGATGTATGACAGTTTCATTGAGGGATATAC TCCTCTTGAATCAGATGATGTTGCGGGTGCGGCGATGTATATGCTCAACCAACCACTgaatatatctataaaggCCCTGGATGTGGTCCCTTCGG CACAAAGATCCCTTACCGTATTCGATCGGGGGTGGAGTGAGAGGAATGCATGA
- a CDS encoding uncharacterized protein (COG:S;~EggNog:ENOG410PQ2N;~InterPro:IPR026243;~go_component: GO:0070652 - HAUS complex [Evidence IEA];~go_process: GO:0051225 - spindle assembly [Evidence IEA]) codes for MDSPLASPTKARQAAIQAKDWAYVNSWLNRHYAPNPIPKFERNEDTLRTLLALAAANEAADEEAAMLHHAREQTIEGFKAREKIEEMQKVEILDELEHCLDETGAGNLEDLAETVAVLGTLGTKTNDVGQSIIELTKEEFEAQEQMRRVQSLHGYLERELITLGEQLDELKSDPAFETPTNLPALTSEWSRSTKLLNSKINEYQDRTAALERNSNKGATLEKVMLEEEKVSRMIESIESLEIKIKMFHDLPKDKSGARAKYQDLERELNQLTQERDSMFENLVDR; via the coding sequence ATGGACAGTCCACTTGCTTCCCCAACCAAGGCACGTCAAGCCGCCATTCAAGCCAAAGACTGGGCATATGTGAATTCTTGGTTAAACCGCCACTACGCGCCGAATCCAATTCCCAAGTTCGAGCGAAATGAAGATACTCTACGGACATTGCTAGCGTTGGCTGCGGCCAACGAAGCAGCAGACGAGGAGGCAGCGATGCTCCACCATGCTCGCGAGCAGACAATCGAGGGGTTCAAGGCTCGAGAAAAAATAGAGGAAATGCAGAAGGTGGAAATTCTCGATGAATTGGAACACTGCCTAGATGAAACTGGAGCTGGCAACCTCGAAGACCTTGCAGAAACTGTTGCCGTCTTGGGCACTCTGGGAACGAAAACAAATGACGTCGGCCAGTCTATAATCGAACTTACGAAGGAAGAGTTTGAAGCGCAAGAGCAAATGAGAAGGGTCCAAAGCTTACATGGATATCTTGAAAGGGAACTTATTACTCTGGGGGAACAACTTGATGAACTCAAGTCGGACCCTGCGTTCGAGACGCCCACCAATCTTCCAGCGCTTACATCTGAATGGAGTCGGAGTACTAAGTTGCTTAATTCCAAGATCAATGAGTACCAGGATAGAACCGCAGCTTTGGAGCGGAATAGCAACAAAGGAGCCACCCTTGAGAAAGTCATgttggaagaggaaaaggTCAGCCGGATGATAGAGTCGATCGAAAGTCTCGAAATCAAGATCAAAATGTTTCACGATCTTCCTAAGGATAAATCTGGCGCACGAGCCAAGTATCAGGACCTAGAAAGGGAGCTGAACCAACTCACTCAGGAGCGCGACTCTATGTTCGAAAACCTGGTGGACCGATGA
- a CDS encoding Nif3-like dinuclear metal center hexameric protein (BUSCO:EOG09263UQF;~COG:S;~EggNog:ENOG410PK0I;~InterPro:IPR002678,IPR036069;~PFAM:PF01784), translating to MSRIATRLFSAMSASLPPSSSPFTRAVVSSMRKIYPESLADKSFDNTGLLLEAPFNHGRRQKNSVLLAIDLTKAVADEAIARKDSVVVAYHPIIFRGLKSLTFNDPQQQSLLRLASEGISVYSPHTAVDATPGGMGDWLCDIVTGAITPSPSKSALEVPNSSSKLYSAPTYPQPGSVSSSTSTIPHIRNTIHPSPAPVPEGLDDAGMGRLVTFNDPQPLTTVIDNIASCVGYPGGIPIAIPQSASVDSIKIRTVGVCPGSGSSILMKGVKQIPDLLFTGEMSHHETLFAIESGSVVVALAHSNTERGYLRAVMKDKLGAALREEWEGLRSEEGKTAESSLKEVYEDSGVEVYVSEKDRDPFGIMVKRA from the exons ATGAGCCGTATTGCAACGCGTTTGTTCTCCGCCATGTCTGCGTCTTTGCCACCAAGCTCATCCCCGTTTACACGGGCGGTGGTAAGCTCCATGAGGAAGAT CTACCCAGAATCGCTAGCAGACAAGAGTTTCGATAACACAGGCT TACTCCTCGAAGCTCCCTTCAACCATGGGCGAAGGCAAAAGAACTCGGTCCTTTTAGCCATTGACCTGACCAAAGCCGTGGCCGATGAGGCCATCGCTCGCAAAGACTCGGTCGTAGTAGCCTACC ATCCCATTATCTTCCGCGGCCTGAAATCCCTCACATTTAACGACCCGCAACAACAATCCCTCCTTCGTCTCGCCTCGGAGGGCATAAGTGTCTATTCCCCACACACAGCCGTCGACGCAACCCCCGGTGGAATGGGCGACTGGCTGTGCGACATTGTCACCGGCGCAATCACCCCATCGCCCTCGAAATCCGCATTGGAAGTCCCAAATTCGTCCTCCAAACTCTACTCAGCTCCTACATACCCACAGCCTGGCTCCGtctcatcttcaacctccacAATCCCCCACATACGAAACACAATCCATCCCTCCCCCGCCCCGGTCCCTGAAGGCCTAGACGACGCCGGGATGGGGCGCCTCGTCACATTCAACGACCCCCAACCCCTGACCACTGTTATCGACAACATTGCCAGCTGTGTAGGCTACCCCGGTGGTattcccatcgccatcccgCAATCCGCCTCTGTTGACAGTATCAAAATCCGCACCGTCGGCGTCTGCCCCGGCTCGGGGTCGAGCATATTGATGAAGGGCGTGAAACAGATCCCCGATCTCCTGTTCACGGGCGAGATGAGTCACCATGAGACATTGTTTGCAATTGAGAGTGGATCGGTGGTCGTTGCGCTTGCGCATTCGAATACGGAGAGGGGCTATTTGAGGGCTGTTATGAAGGATAAACTTGGGGCAGCTCtgagggaggagtgggaggggCTGAGGagtgaggaggggaagaccGCTGAGTCGAGTCTGAAGGAGGTATATGAGGACAGCGGTGTTGAAGTTTACGTTAGTGAGAAGGATCGCGATCCGTTTGGGATCATGGTGAAACGGGCATAG
- a CDS encoding peroxiredoxin family protein (COG:O;~EggNog:ENOG410PN2B;~InterPro:IPR013740,IPR036249,IPR037944,IPR013766;~PFAM:PF08534,PF00578;~go_function: GO:0016491 - oxidoreductase activity [Evidence IEA]): MFAARRLTTSVPRALSQRALFHSTAPAFVQKGDSIPDLDVLVENSPGNKVNLAKELKGKGVIVGVPAAFSPACSSTHVPGYISHPKLKDAGQVFVVAVNDPFVTKAWGTSLDPQGKSGIRFLGDPTGKFSEALDVTFDSASIFGNQRSKRYALLVENGKVKEAFVEPDNAGVNVSTAENVLG, encoded by the exons ATGTTCGCCGCTCGCCGCCTTACTACCAGCGTTCCCCGCGCCCTCAGCCAAAGGGCTTTGTTCCACAGCACTGCACCGGCATTCGTCCAAAAGGGAGACTCCATCCCAGACCTCGATGTCCTAGTTGAAAACTCCCCAGGGAACAAGGTTAACCTCGCCAAGGAGCTCAAGGGCAAGGGTGTCATTGTCGGCGTTCCCGCTGCTTTCA GCCCTGCTTGTTCTAGCACACATGTCCCTGGCTACATCAGCCATCCCAAGCTCAAGGATGCTGGCCAGGTCTTCGTGGTTGCCGTCAACGACCCATTCGT AACCAAGGCTTGGGGTACCTCCCTTGATCCCCAGGGCAAGAGCGGC ATTCGCTTCTTGGGTGATCCCACCGGAAAGTTCTCAGAGGCTCTCGATGTCACATTCGACAGTGCCTCGATCTTCGGTAACCAGCGCAGCAAGCGCTATGCGCTTCTTGTTGAGAatggcaaggtcaaggaggCCTTTGTTGAGCCTGACAACGCGGGCGTCAATG TTTCTACGGCCGAGAACGTCCTAGGATAA
- a CDS encoding BolA family protein (COG:T;~EggNog:ENOG410PRF5;~InterPro:IPR002634,IPR036065;~PFAM:PF01722), with the protein MYARTTTLLSRSCRYLLRSPVAPKASFSISARTLAAANAAMADTAQGVVTPDLLRGKLVDQLQAQHVEIEDLSGGCGQAFQAVIVSPQFEKKTMLARHRLVNSALKAEIAAIHAWTPKCYTPEQWVQQQGGSS; encoded by the exons ATGTACGCCCGCACAACGACCTTGCTGAGCAGAAGCTGCCGATACCTCTTGCGGTCTCCCGTCGCCCCGAAAGCGTCGTTTTCGATTTCCGCGCGCACTCTCGCAGCCGCTAACGCAGCCATGGCCGATACTGCTCAGGGAGTTGTTACTCCGGACTTGCTCAGGGGAAAATTGGTAGACCAGTTGCAGGCGCAGcatgttgagattgaggattTGTCTG GAGGCTGTGGACAAGCGTTCCAAGCCGTTATCGTTTCGCCGCAATTCGAGAAAAAGACCATGCTTGCACGTCATCGGTTGGTGAACTCGGCCTTGAAGGCGGAGATTGCCGCTATCCATGCTTGGACACCTAAATGCTACACACCTGAGCAGTGGGTTCAGCAGCAGGGAGGATCTTCTTAA
- a CDS encoding heat shock 9/12 family protein (COG:O;~EggNog:ENOG410PRTR;~InterPro:IPR007250,IPR038399;~PFAM:PF04119) yields MSDTGRKDFTTKAQEKITPDATKSTQDKVKETFTDTTDRVTRGTQPDDNKGAAQKAFDKGQRAHDNESHGGATETIGQKVKNAVGLGEN; encoded by the exons aTGTCTGACACCGGCCGCAAGGATTTCACTACCA AGGCTCAGGAGAAGATTACTCCCGACGCCACCAAGTCCACCCAAGACAAGGTCAAGGAGACCTTCACCGATACAACTGACCGTGTCACCCGCGGCACGCAGCCCGATGACAACAAGGGCGCAGCCCAAAAGGCCTTCGACAAGGGCCAGCGTGCTCATGACAATGAGTCCCACGGTGGTGCCACCGAGACAAT TGGCCAGAAGGTCAAGAACGCCGTCGGCCTTGGTGAAAACTAG
- the cog6 gene encoding Golgi transport complex subunit COG6 (BUSCO:EOG09260KCB;~COG:U;~EggNog:ENOG410Q13F;~InterPro:IPR010490;~PFAM:PF06419;~go_component: GO:0017119 - Golgi transport complex [Evidence IEA];~go_process: GO:0006891 - intra-Golgi vesicle-mediated transport [Evidence IEA]) has translation MATGSYFPPSGGPSGLSPRTSSPVSSSPLSPPLQQQRSNALSNRLTSVLSVSYADSDIRDALETLSLRGVHNTAEVRRQLRLDVQKEVVDCNAEVVRDFGNVADQLKRIGEVISNLKETCNEMRRHIVLARQDTAPVLEEASALMSQKQEAETKQRLLDAFTKHFIVSEDELLILTSVEEPINDEFFDVLARVKQVHRDCEALLGAENERLGLELMEKSSRSLNSAYQKLYRWIQKEFKSLNLEDPRIGSTIRRALRVLAERPSLFHSCLDFFAEARDYVLSDAFHYALTDAVSGRDNAVKPIEFSAHDPLRYIGDMLAWVHSTTVSEREALEALFVAEGDELARGIQAGLSSEPWARIDEDEEITFDGQKALSDLVSRDLVGVARSLRQRVELVIQGHDDPVTCYKVINLLSFYQTTFSKLMGPNSNLAELLQALEKFTLGHFETIMRDEIGNISTDQAALTAPEDLSAPQFLQDSLEVLTSLMKTHEASLGIEDPNSTPENKENKFTPVLYAALDPFFNIAKSCAEELPNSTARAIYLTNIHITTRSSISPYPFAAATHLPPLSSAISTLRVDLLEIQHRYLLDASGLQVLLTALQPFSDRPASGTKEQDITAIATVPEFQPEALIATSQQLDDFLPSALMDATDNLKRIQSASFVKSVTEEAVEAFCRDFEFVEGMIIGADEGRNVGEATGAVKEDNEDEESDEGEEQERSLRRLFPRTTGEIRVLLS, from the exons ATGGCTACCGGTAGCTATTTTCCACCCTCTGGAGGCCCCTCGGGTCTATCGCCTCGGACGTCCTCGCCGGTTTCGTCGTCGCCACTTTCCCCTCCGCTTCAACAACAGCGCTCCAACGCCTTATCGAACCGATTGACAAGTGTACTCTCTGTGTCGTACGCAGATTCGGATATACGCGATGCACTCGAGACTCTTAGCCTGCGAGGGGTTCATAATACAGCGGAGGTACGGAGGCAATTGCGCCTCGATGTACAGAAAGAAGTAGTAGACTGCAACGCAGAGGTCGTGAGGGACTTTGGTAATGTCGCGGAT CAATTAAAGCGCATAGGGGAAGTCATATCGAATCTGAAGGAAACATGCAATGAAATGCGAAGGCACATTGTGCTAGCCAGGCAGGATACCGCCCCGGTTTTAGAGGAAGCTTCTGCTCTGATGAGCCAGAAGCAAGAAGCTGAAACGAAACAACGTCTGTTAGATGCATTCACGAAGCATTTCATAGTCTCAGAAGACGAGCTCCTGATACTGACATCAGTGGAGGAGCCAATAAATGACGAATTTTTCGATGTCCTCGCCCGGGTGAAGCAAGTACACCGCGACTGTGAAGCTCTACTGGGTGCGGAAAACGAGAGACTTGGCCTCGAGCTCATGGAGAAAAGCTCTCGGAGCCTGAACTCTGCCTATCAGAAACTCTACCGGTGGATCCAAAAAGAATTCAAGTCACTGAATCTCGAGGATCCTCGAATCGGCAGCACAATCCGACGGGCACTGCGGGTACTTGCTGAGCGACCAAGCTTGTTCCACAGTTGCTTGGACTTCTTTGCAGAGGCCAGAGACTACGTTCTGTCGGATGCCTTCCATTATGCCCTGACCGATGCAGTCTCCGGGCGCGATAACGCCGTGAAACCTATCGAATTCTCGGCCCATGATCCGTTGAGGTATATCGGGGATATGCTCGCTTGGGTGCACTCCACCACGGTTTCAGAACGGGAAGCTTTAGAAGCTCTGTTTGTTGCTGAAGGGGATGAGCTGGCAAGGGGAATTCAGGCAGGTCTAAGCAGCGAGCCATGGGCCCGaattgacgaagatgaggaaatTACGTTTGACGGACAGAAAGCTCTGAGTGATCTTGTAAGCCGCGACCTCGTTGGTGTCGCGCGTTCACTACGCCAGCGGGTTGAACTGGTTATCCAAGGGCATGATGACCCGGTCACTTGTTACAAGGTTATCAATCTGCTCTCTTTCTACCAGACTACCTTTTCCAAGCTCATGGGCCCAAATTCCAACCTGGCGGAGCTGCTCCAAGCTCTCGAAAAATTTACCTTGGGCCATTTTGAAACAATAATGCGCGACGAAATCGGCAACATTTCAACAGACCAGGCGGCCCTGACAGCCCCAGAAGATCTATCGGCACCACAGTTCCTTCAGGACTCGCTAGAGGTCCTAACATCGTTGATGAAAACCCATGAAGCATCCCTCGGAATAGAAGATCCTAATAGCACACCCGAAAACAAAGAGAACAAGTTCACGCCAGTCCTATACGCAGCCCTCGATCCATTCTTCAATATCGCAAAGTCTTGTGCAGAAGAACTCCCCAACTCTACGGCTCGCGCAATTTACCTAACAAACATTCACATCACCACCCGttcttccatatcccccTATCCCTTCGCAGCTGCAACACATCTCCCTCCACTTTCATCCGCCATCTCTACGCTTCGCGTCGATCTCCTTGAGATCCAGCATCGCTACCTCCTCGACGCCTCCGGCCTCCAGGTCCTCCTAACAGCCCTCCAACCGTTCTCCGATCGCCCAGCGTCAGGTACAAAAGAACAAGACATTACAGCGATTGCGACTGTTCCAGAATTCCAGCCGGAAGCGCTCATAGCAACCAGTCAACAACTGGACGACTTCCTCCCCTCCGCACTCATGGACGCCACCGATAATCTGAAACGCATACAGAGCGCATCGTTTGTTAAGAGTGTCACAGAGGAAGCAGTTGAGGCTTTCTGCCGGGACTTCGAATTTGTAGAAGGGATGATTATCGGCGCCGATGAGGGAAGGAATGTTGGCGAGGCTACTGGTGCAGTCAAGGAGGAcaatgaggacgaggagagtgatgaaggggaggaacaggagaggagcttgaggaggtTATTCCCGCGTACGACGGGGGAGATCCGTGTATTGTTGAGTTGA